In the genome of Longimicrobium sp., one region contains:
- the murI gene encoding glutamate racemase produces the protein MTAPVGIFDSGVGGLSVAREIRRELPSEHLLYVADTAYVPYGDRSEEEVRERTLRIGEWMQGQGAKVFVVACNTASGAALEALRERLSIPVIGLEPAIKPAVRDSPTGRVGVMATTGTCGSARLQRLVDNYGNGATVVRQPCPGLADMVEDGVLAGPELDARMAEYVAPLRAAGVDTVVLGCTHYVFVRDAIQQALPRVKLLDSSAAIARRTRQILEEANALAPAGSGSVRIYTTADPAGAERIVHRLWGEPEVVQRVEI, from the coding sequence GTGACCGCGCCCGTCGGCATCTTCGACTCGGGAGTGGGCGGGCTGAGCGTGGCGCGCGAAATCCGCCGTGAGCTCCCCTCCGAGCACCTGCTCTACGTGGCGGACACGGCGTACGTCCCCTATGGCGACCGCTCGGAGGAGGAGGTGCGCGAGCGGACGCTGCGCATCGGCGAGTGGATGCAGGGGCAGGGCGCCAAGGTGTTCGTCGTCGCCTGCAACACCGCGTCCGGCGCGGCGCTCGAGGCCCTGCGCGAGCGGCTGTCGATTCCCGTGATCGGGCTGGAGCCGGCCATCAAGCCGGCGGTGCGCGATTCCCCTACCGGCCGGGTGGGCGTGATGGCGACCACCGGCACCTGCGGCTCCGCGCGGCTGCAGCGGCTGGTCGACAACTACGGGAACGGCGCCACCGTCGTCCGGCAGCCGTGCCCAGGGCTGGCGGACATGGTGGAGGACGGAGTGCTCGCCGGGCCGGAACTGGACGCGCGCATGGCGGAATACGTGGCTCCGCTGCGTGCGGCCGGCGTGGACACCGTCGTCCTGGGGTGCACGCACTACGTGTTCGTGCGCGACGCCATCCAGCAGGCGCTTCCGCGCGTGAAGCTGCTGGACAGCAGCGCGGCCATCGCGAGGCGCACGCGGCAGATTCTTGAAGAGGCGAACGCGCTCGCCCCCGCCGGCTCCGGCTCCGTCCGCATCTACACGACGGCGGACCCCGCGGGAGCGGAGCGCATCGTCCATCGCCTGTGGGGCGAGCCGGAAGTCGTTCAGCGGGTGGAGATCTGA